The following nucleotide sequence is from Anolis sagrei isolate rAnoSag1 chromosome 11, rAnoSag1.mat, whole genome shotgun sequence.
tattagtattatatattactatattgtactataccattatactgtaatattattagtaatactgcatgtaatgtaaaatagatacttataatattgtattattattattattattattattattattattattattattattgggggaaatagaccttgatgttgtagttgctgggatgtatagttcacctacaatcaaagagcattctgaaccccaccaaactttccacacagagacccccatgcctctggcgcaagcctccctccagtctcacaCGCTCCCCCTTGCTCGCACATGCGCAACACCCTCAGTATACCCACATGTGAACAGTAGTGGTGTTTggagaaagtagaccttgacatttgggagttgtagttcaactatagtcaaagagcattctaaacaccaccaacgatagaattggggcaaacttcccacacagaaccgtcATGTCTTCAAGGGAGTCGCTGGCACGAGCCTCACTCCAGCCTCACAtactctccctcacccgcacatgcgcaacacgctgccatgtgcttagcatgcctgctctcccctccccgcttggagtctcagaaacagccctccccttggctgagaggccagccaatcacagcaggaggagggcttttggtgggagaattcattgtctatttccaaaaaggaagagcaggtcaggcagagagatcttcagccttctctgccaaaggagttcctcggaccatcagaaatatgtgttttctgatggtctttggtgacacccccccccccaggttgaaaaacactgctttagagagggaagcttctctctctctctctctctccctccctctctttgggCTTCTTTCCAAACGAAATTACGCCCAGTACATTTGTAAGTGGAGGGCCAGGCTGTGCCGGGTAAGAGGCTCGACCTGTACCTTCACCTTGTTTTGGCTGCTGTTGAGGCCGTGCTTGGtacagagggaggaggaggaggcaggaggcCTAGCTGGGGCCTCACCTGAGTAGGTGGCTCCACCCCCACCTGGCTCACAGGAGCTGCTCTGCCCTGATTTGCTCAGAGCCCTGCATGCCGACACACCTGGCCTTTCCTGGGAACTGCCAGCCAGCCAGCTTCCTGTCTTCCATCGCTCCCTCCCTCTGAGTTGGCAGTCTTATTTGGCAGGTACAGAGGAGTGAGCCAGGAGcacagaggaaaaggagaaggcggCGAGTGCGGACCGAGACCTTTTGAGAGACTTGTGGGGAGATTCCCAAAATGGGAGGTTGCTGCCCACTGTCAGGAGCCTCCCTGGGGCTGAGCAACTGCCCTCTGAGCTGGCAGAGGGCCTACTGAGGCTGTGGATACTGAGACCACCACGATGGGGACAGACCCCTTGGACTCCGAGAGCAGGGGCCTTGGGACGGACCCAGCTCTCAGCCCCAGTTTGGAGGAGATGGAGGCTGCTGGTCCCAGGGCCACATGCCTTTGGGGGCAGGAAGTGAAGTCGGAGGGGAAGATGCCCAGAAGCAGAGCCAGAACGAAGGCCCTCTCGGAGGCAGAAAAAGTGGTGCTAACGGTGAGCTGCCTCCCAGGGTCCAGATGGGAAGAGGCAGATTATATTGAggtggaggaaggagaggagaagggggaagtGCTGGATCCAAACCGAGAAGCTGTGGAGCGGGAACCGCTTCTGGGCCTCAGTCCTTCGGCAGCCTCAGCTCCCCTTGACCCCCCAGGCCAAGGTGGGTACAGATGGGAAGAGGTAGAggcggaggaaggagaagagaaggaggaagtcctgggtCCAAACCGAGGAGCTGCGGAGCGGGACCCTCTTTTGGGCCTCAGTCCTTCGGCAGCCTCAGCTCCCCTTGACCCCCCAGGCCAAGGTGGTTCCAGATGGGAAGAggcagagaaaggagaagaggaaggagaagacaagACACACCAAGGAGCTGCCAAGCGAGAACCTCTTCTGGGCCTCAGTCCTTCGGCAGCCTCAGCTCCCCCTGACCTGGAAGGCCCTCTGCCCAGCAGTGCCAACATTCTGGAGTCCATTGAAGAGGCCGGGCATGGGCTTCCTTTAGGGGGTAGCACAGGAGCCGAGCCTCCGGTTGACACCTTGAAGGATGCAGTGCTCCACAGACAAACAGAGAATGTAAACATAGAGGAGGAGACTACAAAGGAAGaaactgaggaggaggaggaagtgggatTGGAATTGTGTTGCATCCAGGTGGAGGAGCCCCTTGAGGAGGTGGAGTGTCCCATCTGCATGGAGGCGGAGCAGTCCGAAGGCGAGGAGAAGGAGATCACAGAGGAAGAggtcaaggaggaggaggagcaaatgGTAGTGGAGGAACTTGGAGAAGACGGGGCAACAATGGCACTGGAGTCCTGTTGCCTCATAATGGAAGAGTCCCCGGAGGAGCCAGAGTGCCCCATCTGCACGGAGCCCTATGACCAGGAGGCGCACCGCCCAGCCCCCCTGAACTGCAGCCATGTCCTCTGTGGCAGGTGCCTGCAGGCCATCATGGAGGCGGGCAGTGCTGCTGACATTGGCCGGGTGCGCTGCCCCATCTGCCGCCAGAAGACCCCCATGATGGAGTGGGAGATCTGCCGGCTGCAGGAGGAGCTACTGCTGCTGGGGGCCTCTGAGGATCCGACTGAAGAGATCCCCGTGGCAGCCTCCCTGCTCTTCCACCCGCTGCCCCCTCGGCGCCCGGGCTTCTGGGGCGGCCTAGAGCACCGTTTCCGGGTGCGCTTCCTCACCTCGCGCACTGTAGGCTGCCTGCCCTGCCTGCGCTACCCTCCAGGCCTGGTCCAGCGCCTGGAGCGCCTGGAGCGACGCTGCCAGTGGGGCTACCGCCTGGCTCTCTTAGCCTTGACGGCGGCCGATGCCCTCAGCCTCCTGCTGGTCTTCCTCCCCATCGcgctcctgctcctccttttcctcatcaTGGACCAGTAGAGGATCTGGAACCAAGGCCTAGAcctgcgtttctcaacctgggcgtcgGAAGACCTGGGGGGACGCGtggaggggtgtcagaggggtcgtcaaagaccatcggaaaacagcattttctattggtcatgggagttcagcatgccaaatttggttcaattccatcattggtggagtccagaatgctctgagtttgtaggtgaactataaatcccagcaactacaactccgacatgtcaaggtctatttccccctaactccaccagtgttcacatctggacatattgagtatccgtgccatgtttggtccagatccatcattgtttgggtccacagtgttctatggatgtaggtaaactacaacttccaaacacaatgcccaccaaacccttccagtattttctgttggtcatcggagttctgtgtaagaagtttggcccaattcagtcattggtggagttcaaaatccttttttattgtaggtgaactataaatcccagcaactacaactcccaaatgacaaaatcaattcccctcccaaccccaccagcattcaaatttgggcgtatcgagtatttgtgcccaatttaagtggaaatgcatcctgcatatcagagatttacgtgacaattcataacagtagcaaaattacagttatgaagtagcaatgaaaataatgttatggttgggggtcaccacaacatgaggaactgtgttacggggtcgcggcattaggaaggtggagaaacactgctccagggAGGTGgtggaggggtacaaataaattattgttgttaatgttatggttaaggatcaccacaacatgaggaactggcattaggttttggtgggcagtttgggagttgtagttcacctacatctggagagcatggtgggctcaaacaatgatggctctggaccaaacttgacgcagatactcaatatgcccaaatgtaaacactggtggagtttggggaaatcagaccttgacatttgggagttgtagttgctgggatttatagttcacctacaatcaaagaacactatgaactccaccaacaacggaattgaaccaaatttgacccACAGAACTCCTGTGGTCAactgaaaatactagaagggtttgaaggacattgaccttgagtttgggagctgtagttcacctacatccagagagcactgtggactcaaacaaggatggatcttgtttggcatgaatacccaatatgcccaaaagtaaacactggtggatttttggaacacttgggaattgtagttgctgggatttatagttcacctacaatcaaagagcattatgataaaattgagtcaaacttcccacacagaacccccatgaccaacataaaatattgtgttttctgatggtctttggtgacccttttgaccctccccccttgcaaccccccttgtgaccccccccccatgagtcctgacccccaggttgagaaacgctggtctagagGTTTCTAGGTGGGCACCCACATACTAATCATCCTCATCAGAATATCAGATTGTTTGCACGGACCAAATGCAGAGGGCCCAGGGGAGGCAGGCAAACAACGGCCCCAGAAAATGCCCAGCACTCTGCGGCACTGcctgatgggagctggagtcaaGCCGTACTTGGACTCCAAAGGAGTGACACATTGGAAAGGGAAACTTTCAGTGGCGGCCCATGTGCTGGGGGCTACCGAGGTGCAGGAAGAGTACCTCAAGGGCCTTGGTTTTGCCTTGTGCTgctgttttaaattaatttttaatcaGTATTTATTATTACCATTTTCAGTATGAATGTGTGGTTTGTGAAAGCAATTATCTACAGGGCAAGGTTGCATTTGCTGGAAGGGTGGCAATGTGTAAGCAGAGGCAAATGCTTTCTGTGTGGGGTCTGGTCCCATTCAGCACCCATTATCTTGAAAGGCTGGCGCTTGGTTTGCTGGGTGAGCCCTCCTTCCTGAAGATGAAAGGGCAgcccactctgcacatgctccagGGTGATCTTTCCCCTCTGGGGCAGGGGGGTTCACTTCAAAGTTTGGTTCAAAGCTCTTGCATttcgttgtcaaaggctttcatagtttACTGTGATTTTTCGGGGCtgtgttcgagaagcattctctcctgacatttcatgcacatctatggcaagcatcctcgggggaattccagacaggaaacaatcagggccagctaataacctcccaacagaggattcctccaggcaggaagcaaccaagctttaaagctgcaaggccattcaatgctaattgagctagccaattgcaatattcacacttgcctcaagcagacaagagtttggTTCAAAGCTCTTGcattttgttgtcgaaggcttccatggtcagaatcactgggttgctgtgcatttttcggGCCGTGTtcaagaagtattctctcctgacgtttcacccacatctatggcagacatccttggaggaattccagacaggaaacaatcagggccagctaatctcccaacagaggattcctccaggcaggaggcaaccaagctttaaagctgcaaggccattcaatgctaatcaagctggccaattgcaaaattcacacttgcctcaagcagacaagagtttggTTCAAAGCTCTTCCATttcgttgtcaaaggctttcatgtccagtaTCACTGGGTCGCTGTGCGTTTTCCCGGCCATGttcaggaagcattctctcctgacatttcacccacatctgtggcaggcatcctcaggggagttccaggcaggaagcaatcagggccaattgcaacattcacacttgcctcaagcagacaagagtttggTTCAAAGTTCTTGCATTtcgtcgtcgaaggctttcatgtccagtatcactgggttgctgtacgttttccgggctgtcttgccatgttccaaaagcattctctcctgacgtttcagccacatctatggcttgattagcattgaatggctttgcagcttcaaagcctggctgcttcctgcgtggggatcctttgttgggaggtgattagctggcccggTTTGTTCCTTGTCTGTAACTTCCCT
It contains:
- the LOC132763848 gene encoding ring finger protein-like; this translates as MGTDPLDSESRGLGTDPALSPSLEEMEAAGPRATCLWGQEVKSEGKMPRSRARTKALSEAEKVVLTVSCLPGSRWEEADYIEVEEGEEKGEVLDPNREAVEREPLLGLSPSAASAPLDPPGQGGYRWEEVEAEEGEEKEEVLGPNRGAAERDPLLGLSPSAASAPLDPPGQGGSRWEEAEKGEEEGEDKTHQGAAKREPLLGLSPSAASAPPDLEGPLPSSANILESIEEAGHGLPLGGSTGAEPPVDTLKDAVLHRQTENVNIEEETTKEETEEEEEVGLELCCIQVEEPLEEVECPICMEAEQSEGEEKEITEEEVKEEEEQMVVEELGEDGATMALESCCLIMEESPEEPECPICTEPYDQEAHRPAPLNCSHVLCGRCLQAIMEAGSAADIGRVRCPICRQKTPMMEWEICRLQEELLLLGASEDPTEEIPVAASLLFHPLPPRRPGFWGGLEHRFRVRFLTSRTVGCLPCLRYPPGLVQRLERLERRCQWGYRLALLALTAADALSLLLVFLPIALLLLLFLIMDQ